The Malania oleifera isolate guangnan ecotype guangnan unplaced genomic scaffold, ASM2987363v1 ctg572, whole genome shotgun sequence genome has a window encoding:
- the LOC131147219 gene encoding F-box/LRR-repeat protein At4g14103-like, with amino-acid sequence MGSTLNLKRQHAAAGEAADDGISRLPDSVLSHILSFVPTTDAVRTSVLSTRWKHLLASASNLHFDDSRVVSEYLNRSGKRHKTDLAPLHSFVIFVYRVLALGNSLLINRFRLKCTAGQFLGYEMKPHLNTWISVALWHGVRELDLHISPLTKSNLLPCSLFTSATLRVLKLTMNGAELNVPASVRFSSLKILHLRSMVFVDDGSVKCLFSGCSVLEDLLIEFCNFSRMKVIDISIPTLQRLTINGRTSNYEYIIPQYEIVFDFPLLEYLNYVEFGVKGFELKNQENSLGEAHVNIRPVYGMRSIAGLKVVNFLEGICNVSFLHLINDPLLGFSRTSSWPARSQSSTTLQNKRQKRMSSMLRKIEIREFTGSEYEFKLIG; translated from the exons ATGGGTTCGACCCTGAATTTGAAACGCCAACACGCTGCAGCGGGTGAAGCTGCAGATGATGGGATCAGCCGTCTCCCAGACTCTGTTCTTTCTCACATTCTCTCTTTCGTCCCTACAACTGATGCAGTGAGAACCAGCGTCTTGTCCACCAGGTGGAAGCACCTCTTAGCTTCCGCCAGTAACCTCCACTTCGACGATTCCCGTGTCGTCTCTGAATACCTAAATCGTAGTGGGAAAAGGCATAAAACAGATTTGGCCCCTCTTCATAGTTTTGTGATTTTCGTTTACAGAGTGTTGGCGCTGGGCAACTCACTGCTGATAAATAGATTCCGTCTTAAATGTACTGCCGGCCAGTTTCTCGGGTACGAGATGAAACCTCATCTAAATACATGGATATCCGTTGCACTATGGCATGGTGTTCGAGAACTTGATCTTCATATTTCACCGCTAACAAAATCAAACCTCTTGCCTTGCAGTCTTTTTACCAGCGCAACACTGAGGGTTCTAAAATTGACCATGAATGGCGCTGAGCTTAATGTTCCTGCAAGTGTTCGTTTTTCAAGTCTGAAGATTCTTCATCTTCGGAGCATGGTGTTCGTCGATGATGGTTCGGTTAAGTGCTTATTTTCTGGCTGCTCTGTGCTTGAAGATCTGCTCATAGAATTCTGCAATTTTAGCAGAATGAAAGTCATTGATATTTCAATACCTACACTTCAAAGGCTGACCATTAATGGAAGAACATCCAATTACGAATATATAATACCTCAGTATGAAATAGTGTTTGATTTTCCGCTCCTTGAGTACCTCAACTACGTTGAGTTTGGAGTCAAAGGATTTGAATTGAAGAATCAGGAAAATTCTCTCGGTGAAGCTCATGTTAACATTCGTCCGGTATATGGAATGCGGTCTATAGCAGGTCTGAAAGTTGTCAACTTTCTTGAAGGCATCTGCAATGTGAGTTTTCTCCACTTAATAAATGATCCTCTACTG GGTTTCTCACGTACCAGCAGTTGGCCTGCGAGATCACAATCTTCCACTACCTTGCAGAATAAAAGGCAGAAGCGCATGTCATCAATGCTTCGAAAAATTGAAATAAGGGAATTTACTGGGAGTGAATATGAATTCAAGCTGATAGG